The following are encoded together in the Fusarium keratoplasticum isolate Fu6.1 chromosome 1, whole genome shotgun sequence genome:
- a CDS encoding Ribosome biogenesis protein NSA2-like protein codes for MPQNEYMERWRKLHGRRLDHEERVRKRAAREGHKASQDAQNLRGLRAKLYQQKRHKEKIQMKKAIKAHEERNVKTADEKEPTTPMPSYLLDRTNPSTAKALSSAIKNKRAEKAAKFAVPLPKVRGISEEEMFKVVKTGKKVQKKAWKRMVTKPTFVGPDFTRRNPKHERFIRPMGLRYKKANVTHPELGVTVQLPIISVKKNPQNPLYTQLGVLTKGTVIEVNVSELGLVTAGGKVVWGRYAQVTNNPENEGCINSVLLV; via the exons ATG CCTCAGAACGAGTATATGGAAAGGTGGCGTAAGCTGCACGGCCGCCGCCTCGATCATGAAGAACGAGTTCGAAAGCGTGCCGCCCGTGAAGGCCACAAGGCTTCGCAGGATGCTCAGAACCTGCGCGGTCTCCGAGCCAAGCTCTATCAGCAGAAGCGACACAAGGAGAAGatccagatgaagaaggccatcaAAGCCCACGAGGAGCGCAACGTCAAGACCGCCGACGAGAAGGAGCCTACGACGCCTATGCCCTCGTACCTGCTGGACCGCACCAACCCCTCGACGGCCAAGGCGCTGAGCAGcgccatcaagaacaagcgAGCGGAGAAGGCGGCCAAGTTTGCGGTTCCTCTGCCCAAGGTCCGAGGCAtcagcgaggaggagatgttcaaggtggtcaagactggcaagaaggtgcagaagaaggcctggAAGCGAATGGTGACGAAGCCCACCTTTGTCGGACCCGACTTTACGCGACGCAACCCCAAGCACGAGCGCTTCATCCGACCCATGGGTCTGCGAtacaagaaggccaacgTCACTCACCCCGAGCTCGGCGTGACGGTGCAGCTGCCCATCATCAGCGTCAAGAAGAATCCCCAGAACCCTCTCTACACCCAGCTGGGCGTTCTGACCAAGGGTACCGTCATCGAGGTCAACGTCAGCGAGCTGGGTCTGGTGACTGCTGGTGGAAAGGTTGTCTGGGGTCGATACGCCCAGgtcaccaacaaccccgagAACGAGGGCTGCATCAACAGCGTTCTGCTGGTCTAA
- a CDS encoding Protein arginine N-methyltransferase gives MSGDKMEVELAEQKMNSMEHSEQHYFKSYDHHGENLFADDDSCTAKGIHEEMLKDEVRTRSYMNAILQNKHIFKDKVVLDVGCGTAILSMFAAKAGAKHVIGVDMSTIIFKAREIVQANGLSDKITLLQGKMEEVELPFPKVDIIISEWMGYFLLYESMLDTVLYARDTYLEKDGLIFPDKATIFFAGIEDGDYKDEKIEFWNDVYGFDYTPLKATALSEPLVDTVEVKAVVTDPAPVLTLDLYTCTTADLAFQIPFKLKANRDDFIHALVSWFDIDFTACHKPIRFSTGPHTKYTHWKQTVFYFEDVLTVQEGDVVTCNLDVRPNDKNRRDLDIQIAYDFVPEDGNRSSKGHMVYRMC, from the exons ATGAGCGGCGATAAGATGGAGGTCGAGCTGGCCGAGCAGAAGATGAACTCGATGGAGCACAGCGAGCAGCATTACTTTAAGAG CTACGACCACCATG GAGAGAACCTCTTTGCTGACGACGATTCTTGCACCGCAAAAGGCATCCATGAGGAGATGTTG AAAGACGAAGTGCGCACACGATCGTACATGAACGCCATCCTCCAGAACAAGCACATCTTTAAGGACAAGGTCGTTCTCGATGTTGGCTGCGGTACCGCTATTCTCTCCAT GTTTGCCGCTAAGGCCGGTGCCAAGCATGTTATCGGTGTTGACATGTCCACCATTATCTTCAAGGCCCGCGAGATCGTCCAGGCCAACGGTCTCTCCGATAAGATCACCCTTCTCCAGggcaagatggaggaggttgagctgcccttccccaaggtcgacatcatcatctcggaGTGGATGGGTTACTTCCTTCTCTACGAGTCTATGCTCGACACTGTTCTCTACGCCCGAGACACCTACCTTGAGAAGGATGGTCTTATCTTCCCTGACAAGGCCACTATCTTCTTTGCTGGTATTGAGGATGGCGACtacaaggacgagaagattGAGT TCTGGAACGATGTCTATGGCTTCGACTACACCCCCCTGAAGGCCACTGCTCTGTCTGAGCCCCTTGTCGACACAGTggaggtcaaggccgtcgTGACCGACCCTGCCCCGGTGCTCACTCTGGACCTCTACACCTGCACCACTGCCGACCTGGCCTTCCAGATCCCCTTCAAGCTTAAGGCTAACCGTGACGACTTCATCCATGCCCTCGTTTCATGGTTTGATATCGACTTCACTGCTTGCCACAAGCCCATCCGCTTCTCCACTGGCCCCCATACCAAGTACACCCACTGGAAGCAGACCGTCTTCTACTTTGAGGACGTCCTCACCGTCCAGGAGGGCGACGTGGTGACATGCAACCTCGATGTCAGGCCCAACGACAAGAACAGGCGTGACCTTGACATCCAGATCGCCTACGACTTTGTGCCCGAGGACGGCAACCGTTCTTCCAAGGGTCACATGGTGTACCGCATGTGCTAA
- a CDS encoding Crossover junction endonuclease MUS81 — protein MDDADCANPQLLAWVKEWLDLARERNSKGVTTYRNAYESLKACPITFEHPAQLQQLKGFGPKLCERLEDNLKKYCQQNGLPMPPHPKSSKAAASAGGDDGEGSARPAKKARKPKAYVPAFRSGAFALVIGLSTLDEYASVGMTKAELIEVAQHHCDSSFTAPSDPTEFYTAWNSMKTLVQKELVYERGRPLRRYALTDEGWEVAKRIKETDQWQSETGGAKEPTSAQPTIANLQPEAASRPRSPSIDAAEPTRVPSEYQNVVSDGPAIPDDSSLPNFTPIRLPPGSFSVHLLLDVREVRAKTDRDYMQEELAKQGVKPIMRSMELGDAQWIAKCHDRNLLAAQGAEGDEVVLDWIVERKRLDDLIGSIKDGRFHEQKFRLKRSGVKKVIYIIEEITIDPASIQRYEEAVRSAIASTQVVNGYFVKKTAKMDDTIRYLARMTKMLKRTYESKPLNVIPTRVLTSQNYMPLLSHLRESTPSSGWYITYPAFSSLASKSESMTLRDVFLKMLMTTRGVTGERALEIQKRWKTPYEFVKAFEACGTGEQGLKRKRDLVLGQTSHLVGRKKFTKALSQKIAEVWGDA, from the coding sequence ATGGACGACGCCGACTGTGCCAACCCCCAGTTGCTGGCCTGGGTCAAAGAATGGCTGGATCTGGCTCGCGAACGCAACTCCAAAGGCGTAACCACCTACAGAAATGCCTACGAGTCACTGAAAGCATGCCCAATCACTTTTGAACACCCGGCACAATTGCAGCAGCTGAAAGGATTTGGCCCCAAACTCTGCGAACGCTTGGAggacaacctcaagaagtACTGCCAGCAAAATGGCCTCCCGATGCCCCCACATCCCAAGTCCAGTAAGGCGGCGGCATCTGCtggaggcgatgatggtgaggGCTCTGCAAGACCCGCGAAAAAGGCCCGTAAGCCCAAAGCATATGTGCCGGCTTTTCGATCTggggcctttgccttggtgATCGGCTTATCAACCCTCGACGAATATGCCTCTGTTGGAATGACCAAGGCAGAGCTCATTGAGGTTGCTCAACACCATTGCGACTCTTCGTTCACAGCACCTAGTGACCCGACAGAATTCTACACTGCCTGGAACTCGATGAAGACTCTGGTGCAAAAGGAGTTGGTGTATGAGAGAGGGCGGCCACTACGGAGATACGCTCTGACGGATGAAGGCTGGGAAGTTGCAAAGCGAATCAAGGAAACCGATCAATGGCAGTCTGAGACAGGAGGAGCTAAGGAGCCGACATCAGCACAGCCCACTATCGCCAATCTCCAACCTGAGGCTGCTTCCCggccaagatcaccatcTATCGACGCTGCTGAGCCCACGCGAGTGCCCTCGGAATACCAAAATGTTGTGTCTGATGGACCAGCAATACCAGACGACAGCTCACTACCCAACTTTACACCAATTCGCCTCCCGCCCGGATCCTTTTCTGTTCACCTGCTGCTCGATGTTCGCGAGGTCAGGGCAAAGACAGATCGCGACTACATGCAAGAAGAGCTCGCCAAGCAGGGGGTGAAGCCAATCATGCGGAGCATGgaacttggtgatgcccaATGGATTGCGAAATGCCACGATCGTAACCTCCTTGCGGCCCAAGGTGCTGAAGGCGATGAGGTTGTCTTGGACTGGATTGTCGAGAGAAAACGTCTGGATGACTTGATCGGAAGTATCAAGGACGGCAGGTTTCACGAGCAAAAGTTCCGACTTAAACGCTCCGGTGTCAAGAAGGTCATCTACATCATCGAAGAGATCACCATAGATCCGGCATCAATTCAGAGGTATGAAGAGGCAGTCCGGTCAGCGATTGCTTCCACGCAAGTTGTCAATGGTTACTTtgtcaagaagacggccaagatggacGACACGATTAGGTATCTTGCTCGGATGACAAAGATGCTGAAACGGACATATGAGAGCAAACCGTTGAACGTTATTCCCACTCGGGTTCTTACATCTCAGAACTACATGCCGTTACTGTCTCATCTGCGGGAGTCGACACCCTCATCGGGCTGGTACATTACTTACCCAGCCTTCTCATCATTGGCTTCCAAGTCTGAGTCGATGACTTTACGAGATGTGTTCCTGAAGATGCTCATGACAACGAGAGGAGTCACGGGAGAGAGGGCGCTCGAGATCCAAAAGCGCTGGAAGACGCCATACGAGTTTGTCAAAGCCTTTGAGGCATGCGGGACTGGTGAGCAGGGCTTGAAGCGCAAGCGTGACTTGGTTCTTGGCCAGACAAGTCATCTTGTCGGGCGAAAGAAGTTCACCAAAGccctgagccagaagattgCCGAAGTATGGGGAGATGCATGA
- a CDS encoding hypothetical protein (Expressed protein) has product MFTGIVEEVGVVSKLDTNDSTGGTSLTISIPSGSQLLSDCHDGDSISVNGVCLTVTSFTPEAFTIGVAPETLRITNLGTLVENSNVNLERAVRADTRMGGHFVQGHVDTTAEILSVEQDGNALTFRFQPARRDMLRYIVYKGFIAIDGTSLTVTQVNDEEAWWEVMLIAYTQERVVVAQKKKGDTVNVEVDMMAKYAEKSLGGVPGSEPGVAASFPFIEKIVERIVARGLGAKS; this is encoded by the exons ATGTTTACCGGAATCGTAGAGGAAGTTGGAG TTGTCTCCAAGCTCGACACCAATGACTCTACTGGGGGTACCTCTctgaccatctccatcccttCTGGGTCACAACTCCTCTCCGACTGCCACGATGGTGACTCTATCTCTGTGAACGGCGTCTGTCTCACAGTCACTTCCTTCACGCCCGAGGCCTTCACCATTGGCGTCGCTCCAGAGACACTgcgcatcaccaacctcggcaCTCTTGTCGAGAACAGCAATGTCAACCTTGAGCGTGCTGTCCGTGCTGATACTCGGATGGGCGGTCACTTTGTCCAGGGACATGTCGACACTACGGCCGAGATCCTGTCTGTGGAGCAGGACGGCAATGCCCTCACTTTTCGCTTCCAGCCCGCACGGAGGGATATGCTGCGGTACATCGTGTACAAGGGCTTCATTGCCATTGATGGTACTAGTTTGACTGTGACTCAGGTCAATGATGAGGAGGCATGGTGGGAGGTGATGCTCATTGCCTACACCCAGGAGAGAGTCGTGGTGgctcagaagaagaagggcgacACAGTCAACGTCGAGGTCGATATGATGGCCAAGTACGCTGAAAAGTCCCTGGGCGGTGTTCCTGGTTCAGAGCCTGGTGTTGCCGCCTCATTCCCCTTCATCGAGAAGATTGTCGAGAGAATCGTCGCACGGGGACTGGGAGCCAAGTCTTGA
- a CDS encoding RWD domain-containing protein, which translates to MGREDQIEEREVLESIFPDEITDISETEFRVSIALDIPDEEDEEPPTMLLQVRYPDEYPEKPPHLDILAPPNATPHEHFNVADDRDQLLSSLEETIQENLGMAMIFTLVSMLKETAEQLVQDRKAAVEKAHEEALLAAEAEENKKFHGTAVTPETFLKWREGFLKEMEERRQREEDERLQELKKAKVKEPARLTGKQLWERGLVGKGEGEEEDDDMPVEAVEKLKVEA; encoded by the exons ATGGGGCGCGAAGACCAGATTGAAGAGCGCGAGGTGCTCGAGTCCATCTTTCCAGATGAGATCACAG ACATTTCTGAAACTGAATTCAGAGTGTCAATCGCTCTGGACATCcccgatgaagaagacgaggaacCCCCTACGATGCTCCTCCAGGTCCGCTACCCAGACGAGTACCCCGAAAAGCCTCCCcacctcgacatcctcgccCCTCCCAACGCAACCCCCCACGAGCACTTCAATGTCGCCGACGACCGCGACCAACTCCTCTCCAGCCTCGAAGAGACCATCCAGGAGAATCTtggcatggccatgatctTCACCCTAGTCTCCATGCTCAAGGAGACGGCCGAGCAGCTCGTTCAGGACCGCAAGGCCGCCGTCGAAAAGGCCCACGAGGaggccctcctcgccgccgaggccgaagagAACAAGAAGTTCCATGGTACCGCCGTGACTCCCGAGACGTTCCTCAAGTGGCGCGAGGGCTtcctcaaggagatggaggagcggAGGCAGCGTGAGGAGGACGAGCGcctccaggagctcaagaaggccaaggtcaaggagcctGCTCGCTTGACGGGCAAGCAGCTCTGGGAGAGAGGTCTTGTTGGCAAGGGtgaaggtgaagaggaggatgacgacatgCCTGTCGAGGCtgtcgagaagctcaaggtcgaggcgTAG
- a CDS encoding PUM-HD domain-containing protein, with protein sequence MATKSAEVGSKRKSAPGGKVKPEYQAKKFKIDKTKSKRALAKEPEDGSEDSEDGGVDLNEKKESKPSDGKTFERGQTSRESHAKQKQLAQERKAAKPLADEVQRTKKLWERLRRKSHVPKEERQTLVDELFTIINGRIRDFVLKHDAVRAVQTAIKYATPDQKKQIARELKGTYAQLAESRYAKFLIGKLLVQNDEEIRDIIIPEFYGRVRKLINHSEASWILDDIYRGVATKEQKAILLREWYGPEFSLKELTKDTEPTADLKTIIESEPSKRGPIMKSLVEMINSLVQKKLTGFTMLHDAMFQYFSNTQPGTEEFSEFIEMVKGDEGGDLLKNMAFTRNGAKLTCLLLAYGSSKDRKQILKTYKDTYLLMSGDPFAHLVILTAYDVVDDTKLTAKTIFPELLGEGENIAQNVVAAANNPFARTTILYLFEGLAKSLFPPSQSFDVELLKEVHEIRKTTSKKDEDARRTELIAAVSSQLVSAVAEASSELTATAFGCQFITDVLLLGVGDKKQALEAIAESASGDPSQEPSEDDLQPQVHISRTPHGGRMLKSLIQGGKYDKAAGKIIPADPPLEFSNILYPIIKEYILDWATGPSSFVVVGLLEAGDFSEADALKKTLKKNKKALEKAATEETAEQKAAREAHEAAPKGGKKGKKKGDKPVGNAGSKLLLEKL encoded by the exons ATGGCTACGAAAAGCGCGGAAGTTGGCAGCAAGCGAAAGTCCGCTCCTGGCGGAAAGGTCAAGCCTGAATACCAGGCTAAGAAGTTCAAGATTGACAAGACCAAGTCCAAACGAGCGCTAGCTAAGGAACCTGAAGATGGTTCGGAGGACTCTGAGGATGGAGGTGTCGATCTGAACGAAAAGAAAGAATCCAAGCCTTCCGACGGAAAGACTTTTGAGCGAG GTCAAACCTCGCGCGAATCCCATgcgaagcagaagcagctcgCCCAAGAGCGCAAGGCCGCGAAGCCTCTCGCTGACGAAGTTCAACGCACAAAGAAGCTGTGGGAGCGTCTGCGACGGAAATCGCACGtccccaaggaggagaggcagACACTGGTCGACGAGCTGttcaccatcatcaatggGCGCATTCGCGATTTCGTTCTCAAGCACGACGCCGTGCGAGCTGTGCAGACCGCCATCAAGTACGCGACACCCGATcagaagaagcagattgCCCGAGAGCTCAAGGGCACATACGCCCAACTTGCCGAGAGCCGATATGCCAAGTTCTTGATCGGCAAGCTTCTGGTTCAGAACGACGAGGAGATTCGCGACATCATTATCCCCGAGTTTTACGGAAGAGTGCGCAAGTTGATCAACCACTCCGAAGCGTCCTGGATTCTCGATGATATCTACCGAGGCGTTGCGACAAAGGAGCAGAaggccatcctcctccgcgaATGGTACGGTCCAGAGTTTTCCCTGAAGGAGCTTACCAAGGACACGGAGCCCACGGCGGATCTGAAGACCATCATCGAATCCGAGCCCAGCAAGCGAGGCCCTATCATGAAGAGTCTGGTTGAAATGATCAACTCCCTGGTTcagaagaagctgacggGCTTCACGATGCTCCACGATGCCATGTTCCAGTACTTCTCCAACACCCAGCCCGGCACTGAGGAGTTCTCGGAGTTTATCGAGATGGTCAAGGGAGATGAGGGTGGAGATCTGCTCAAGAACATGGCCTTTACTCGCAATGGCGCCAAGCTCACATGCTTGCTGCTTGCCTACGGATCTTCAAAAGACCGAAAGCAAATCCTCAAGACTTACAAGGACACCTACCTCCTCATGTCGGGCGACCCCTTCGCTCACCTTGTTATTCTGACGGCGTAcgatgttgttgacgacACCAAGCTCACGGCCAAGACCATCTTCCCGGAGCTCCTGGGTGAGGGCGAGAACATTGCCCAGAACGTCGTTGCCGCAGCCAACAACCCCTTTGCCCGAACAACCATCCTGTATCTGTTTGAGGGCCTGGCCAAGTCTCTGTTCCCTCCTAGTCAATCATTCGAtgtcgagctcctcaaggaggTTCACGAGATTCGCAAGACGACAAGTaagaaggatgaggacgcCCGACGCACCGAACTGATTGCTGCTGTGTCGTCTCAGCTCGTCTCTGCTGTTGCAGAGGCTTCTTCAGAACTGACTGCGACCGCTTTTGGTTGCCAGTTCATCACGGACGTGCTCCTCTTGGGCGTCGGtgacaagaagcaggctctggaggCGATCGCAGAATCCGCCAGTGGAGATCCCAGCCAAGAGCCGTCTGAAGATGACTTGCAGCCTCAGGTCCACATCTCTCGAACGCCTCACGGTGGTCGGATGCTCAAGTCACTGATTCAGGGCGGCAAGTATGACAAGGCGGCCGGCAAGATTATCCCTGCCGACCCGCCCCTGGAGTTTTCCAACATTCTCTACCCAATCATCAAGGAGTACATCCTCGACTGGGCAACTGGTCCCAGCTCGTTTGTTGTCGTCGgtctcctcgaggccggcgaCTTTAGCGAGGCGGATGCGCTCAAGAAGACTCTtaagaagaacaagaaggccCTAGAGAAGGCGGCGACGGAGGAGACGGCGGAGCAAAAGGCGGCTCGCGAGGCACACGAAGCTGCGCCCAAGGGAGgcaagaaggggaagaagaagggcgacAAGCCTGTCGGTAATGCGGGTAGCAAGCTGTTGTTGGAGAAGCTGTAG
- a CDS encoding DUF2235 domain-containing protein, with the protein MPSEPVSTSQGFLPLGDESHHDSNQDASAAPKRLVICCDGTWQSSVSGLKNIPSNVTRIARSVARSGKDEDGKVWQQVVYYDAGIGTGDLAQDEQNRQGGFGVGFVGNVIEAYNFLVLNYNVGDEVFCFGFSRGAYTARAVAGLVTDIGIVCPKDLQDFPDLYALYQKNPDGHHFRKSQAYRDWVNGIPEKQQANGSAQGLTKWQRPPHHDAPEASRVVKVVGVFDTVGSLGIPDLPWTRFNLKFLEKTMGIQDPGFHNISLSPYIQHAFHALALDEHRGPFSPSLWHYPSDDQRPAEPAKDLKQLWAEWQAAHKNPSASPKQLQDTWSAVVDGEMYKQLQDNKSELLQVWFPGVHINIGGGNDDLLTDKKGDFEQIALISFAWMCEQVAPYLQFIEDGSLAGLGQSAVEDRYNLLKPLLDNIEKGEEKDYGKGIITSRLAAGLDRSGIRKADVRSIPEETITGWATGPIVDSFTGAMIAGGSIDRTPGQYRKDDKGRDLGETYEMIHPSVRYRMNKISSYKPKALRGFERAADGKTYVWKKGGVTIPEFVIKPEDAFSRHVAQQDRGDNGNAKEFIAEIDKFVGAAAKAA; encoded by the exons ATGCCCTCTGAGCCAGTATCTACCTCGCAAGGCTTCTTGCCATTGGGCGACGAGTCACATCACGACTCCAACCAGGACGCCTCTGCCGCACCGAAGCGTCTCGTCATCTGCTGTGACGGTACGTGGCAGTCGTCCGTGTCCGGACTCAAGAACATCCCCTCCAATGTCACCAGGATCGCCCGTTCTGTCGCCCGCAGcggcaaggacgaggacggaaAGGTCTGGCAGCAAGTAGTCTACTACGACGCTGGCATTGGCACTGGAGACCTGGCCCAGGATGAGCAGAACCGACAGGGCGGCTTCGGTGTTGGCTTCGTCGGCAACGTCATTGAGGCTTACaacttcctcgtcctcaactACAACGTCGGCGACGAGGTCTTTTGCTTTGGATTCTCGCGTGGCGCTTACACGGCTCGCGCTGTAGCGGGACTCGTCACCGACATTGGCATCGTCTGTCCCAAGGATCTCCAAGATTTCCCGGATCTGTATGCCCTCTACCAGAAGAACCCCGATGGCCACCACTTCCGAAAGAGCCAGGCTTACAGGGACTGGGTCAATGGCATTCCCGAGAAGCAGCAGGCCAACGGGAGCGCCCAGGGACTGACCAAGTGGCAGCGGCCTCCTCACCACGACGCCCCTGAGGCATCTCGTGTTGtcaaggttgttggtgtcTTTGACACGGTTGGCAGCCTGGGTATTCCAGACTTGCCCTGGACTAGGTTCAacctcaagttcctcgagaagaCGATGGGCATCCAGGACCCTGGCTTCCACAACATCTCTCTCAGCCCCT ACATCCAGCATGCTTTCCATGCACTAGCTCTTGACGAGCACAGAGGGCCATTCTCACCTTCGCTCTGGCACTACCCATCCGATGATCAGCGTCCAGCCGAGCCAGCCAAGGATCTCAAGCAGCTCTGGGCTGAGTGGCAGGCAGCTCATAAGAACCCAAGTGCCAGCCCAAAGCAGCTGCAGGACACTTGGTCAGCCGTTGTCGACGGTGAGATGTACAAGCAGCTCCAGGATAACAAGTCGGAGCTGCTGCAGGTCTGGTTCCCTGGTGTTCACATCAACATTGGAGGAGGCAACGATGATCTCCTGACGGATAAGAAGGGAGACTTTGAAC AAATTGCGCTCATCTCCTTTGCTTGGATGTGTGAGCAAGTTGCCCCCTATCTTCAGTTCATCGAAGATGGCAGTCTCGCTGGCCTGGGTCAGTCAGCGGTTGAGGATCGATACAACCTCTTGAAACCTCTCCTGGACAACATCGAGAAGGGCGAAGAGAAGGATTACGGCAAGGGCATCATCACAAGCCGCCTCGCCGCCGGACTGGACAGGTCGGGCATCAGAAAGGCAGACGTCCGGTCGATCCCCGAGGAGACCATCACAGGCTGGGCGACTGGCCCCATCGTCGATAGCTTCACAGGCGCCATGATCGCAGGCGGCTCCATCGACCGGACGCCAGGCCAGTACCGcaaggacgacaagggcCGGGACTTGGGCGAGACGTACGAGATGATCCACCCGTCTGTGCGGTACCGCATGAACAAGATCTCGAGCTACAAGCCCAAGGCTCTACGAGGGTTCGAGCGGGCggccgacggcaagacgTACGTGTGGAAGAAGGGAGGCGTCACGATCCCCGAGTTTGTCATCAAGCCAGAGGACGCATTCTCGAGGCACGTGGCTCAGCAGGATCGGGGAGACAATGGTAACGCGAAGGAGTTTATCGCCGAGATTGACAAGTTTGTTGGCGcggctgccaaggctgcttAA
- a CDS encoding RPOL4c domain-containing protein, translating to MENGQAPKPKRINHPRTSRPKPPPPGNEEASTVLNLGEFQEVDTLTLSEAALVLNALVAKRRNDRKNVNETEMLNQTLTYLDHFARFTQKENVEAVERLLSAHKNLAKFERAQLGSLCCENADEAKTLIPSLADKIKDEDLQDLLDEISKLQNR from the exons ATGGAGAACGGCCAGGCTCCCAAGCCAAAGAGGATCAACCACCCCCGAACCTCGCGCCCTAAGCCCCCGCCTCCGGGTAACGAGGAGGCATCCACggtcctcaacctcggcgaGTTCCAAGAGGTCGACACCCTGACCCTCTCGGAAGCCGCCCTGGTCCTGAACGCGCTGGTCGCCAAGCGACGGAACGACCGCAAGAACGTCAACGAGACCGA AATGCTTAACCAGACCCTCACCTACCTCGACCATTTCGCCCGATTCACGCAAAAGGAGAATGTCGAGGCCGTAGAGCGCCTCCTCAGCGCCCACAAGAACCTGGCCAAGTTTGAGCGCGCGCAGCTGG GTTCACTATGCTGCGAAAACGCCGACGAGGCAAAGACTCTGATCCCGTCACTGgccgacaagatcaaggatgaggacctCCAGgatctcctcgacgagattTCCAAGCTTCAGAACAGGTGA
- a CDS encoding Trafficking protein particle complex subunit, producing the protein MISTDWSLHEPNTMTVFALIIINKAGGLIFNKNFQDGLQQISTNDYLVLAGTFHGVHAITARLNPVKNLPGSTPPGNRPEPSSGLEVLETENFRMQCFNTITGTKFLLFTDTTQANVDVTIRRIYDLYADYVMKNPFYSLEMPIRCDIFDRKLLSYIREINNR; encoded by the exons ATGATATCGACGGACTG GTCGTTGCATGAACCAAACACGAT GACCGTCTttgctctcatcatcatcaacaaggccggCGGCTTAATCTTCAACAAAAACTTCCAAGATGGCCTCCAACAGATCAGCACAAACGACTATCTAGTTCTTGCCGGTACATTCCACGG AGTCCACGCCATCACGGCGCGCCTCAACCCCGTCAAGAACCTCCCAGGCTCGACACCCCCAGGCAACAGGCCAGAGCCCTCATCAGGTTTGGAGGTGCTAGAGACGGAAAACTTTCGCATGCAGtgcttcaacaccatcacggGCACCAAGTTCCTGCTCTTCACCGACACCACCCAGGCCAACGTCGATGTCACCATCCGCAGGATCTATGACCTCTATGCAGACTACGTCATGAAGAACCCCTTTTATTCACTCGAGATGCCTATACGCTGCGACATCTTTGACCGGAAACTGTTGTCTTATATCAGGGAGATCAATAATCGATAG
- a CDS encoding VWFA domain-containing protein, producing the protein MVLEAVMVVVDNSESSRNGDYQPTRFDSQVDAVNITFQTITQGNPESSVGLMSMGGKGPEVLVTLTTEQGKILEGLHRTKKKIGGSSHLKTGIQVAALALKHRQNRSQKQRIIVFVCSPIEESEKELTTLAKKMKKANVTIDFVLFGDLDDDTTQKKLQLFIDTVKTSEGSHLVVIPPSAKLLSDQLISTPILLGENAGGSSGAGGAGGSNEEFEFGFDPAMEPELALALRMSMEEEKARQEKAAREEEEAAKKASLEGVKEEDESGQGSGSNDKKGQDKGDKKGDGDKMDTS; encoded by the exons atggttcTCGAGGCGGTCATGGTTGTCGTTGACAACAGCGAGAGCAGCAGAAATGGCGACTACCAACCCACCCGATTCGATTCGCAAGTAGACGCCGTCAACATCACGTTCCAGACCATCACACAAGGCAACCCCGAGTCCTCTGTGGGCTTGATGAGCATGGGCGGCAAGGGACCAGAGGTGCTGGTGACTCTCACGACCGAGCAgggcaagatcctcgagggcTTGCATCggacaaagaagaagattggAGGATCCTCCCACCTCAAGACAGGCATTCAGGTGGCTGCT CTTGCTCTGAAGCACCGCCAGAACCGATCGCAGAAGCAGCGAATAATAGTCTTCGTCTGCTCCCCCATCGAGGAATCCGAGAAGGAACTCACCacgctggccaagaagatgaagaaggccaacgTTACCATCGACTTTGTCCTATTTGGTgatctcgacgacgacaccaccCAGAAGAAGCTTCAGCTCTTTATCGATACCGTCAAGACCAGTGAAGGCTCCCACCTGGTCGTCATCCCTCCCAGcgccaagctcctcagcgACCAGTTGATCTCGACCCCCATCCTCCTGGGTGAGAATGCTGGCGGATCCAGCGGCGCTGGAGGTGCGGGTGGCAGCAACGAGGAGTTTGAGTTTGGATTCGACCCCGCGATGGAGCCAGAACTCGCTCTCGCTCTGCGCATGAGtatggaggaagagaaggctcgacaggagaaggcggcgcgcgaggaggaggaggctgccaagaaggcgtcgcttgagggcgtcaaggaggaggacgaatCCGGCCAGGGCAGCGGATCCAACGACAAGAAGGGCCAAGACAAGGGCGATAAGAAAGGCGACGGAGACAAGATGGATACTTCATAG